The genome window CGGCCTATATCGTTTATTTATAGAAACAAAAATTTACGTAATAAAAGATCAGAATAAACCGATTAAAAAATTAATTTTTGTCACATATTTTACTTTATATATAACAAAATGACAAACTTAAGACAGGTAATTATCTAATTGTTGTATTTATTTGGTTTTAAACAAAAAAAAAATTAATTTCGCATCAGGGTTCCCGTTAAGTGGAATATGTATTAATTGATAAACGATAAAGTACGATCAAATGAAGAAGCACAATTTTTATGCAGGTCCCTCTATTTTAAGCGAGTACACTATTAAAAACACGGCAGATGCCGTTATTAATTTTGCAGGTACCGGATTGTCCCTGCTCGAAGTCTCGCACCGGAGTAAAGAATTTGTAGCCGTAATGGACGAAGCGATGGCATTAGTAAAAGAATTACTTGAAGTTCCTTCAGGCTATGAGGTTGTTTTTGTTGGCGGTGGGGCAAGCATGCAATTCTGTATGGTACCCTATAATCTGTTAAAGAAAAAAGCAGCTTATCTCGAAACTGGTACATGGGCGGTAAATGCCATAAAAGAAGCAAAATTATTTGGTGAAGTCGATGTTGTTGCCTCTTCAAAAGACGCTAATTTTACTTATATTCCCAAAAACTATACAGTACCCGAAGATGCCGATTATTTCCATATTACGACAAACAATACCATCTTCGGAACAGAAATGCGCTATGATCCCGACGTGAAAATTCCTTTGGTTGCCGACATGTCTTCCGATATTTTTTCACGTCCTATCGACGTATCAAAATATGACGTTATTTACGCTGGAGCTCAAAAGAATCTCGCCCCTGCTGGTGTTACGATCGCTATCGTTAAAGAAGGAGCATTGGGCAATACAGGAAGAGAAATTCCTACCATGCTCGATTATCGCACACACATCAAAAAGGGATCGATGTTTAATACACCTCCTTGTTTACCGGTTTTTTCGGCTTTACAGACATTACGCTATTATAAACAATTGGGCGGTATAAAAGCCATAGAAAAGATGAATATCGAAAAAGCGGCGATTTTATATGACGAAATCGACAGAAACAAATTATTCAGAGGCACAGTAAAAGAAGAAGACCGTTCTCTTATGAATGTTTGTTTTGTAATGAATGACGAATATAAAGATCTCGAAAACGAATTTGCAGAATTTGCAGCCAGCAAAGGTATGGTGGGTATCAAAGGTCACCGTTCGGTAGGCGGTTTCAGAGCTTCGATATATAATGCAATGCCCAAATCAAGCGTTGAAGCACTAACTGAGACAATGAAAGAATTCGAAAAAAATCATTGATATTTTCGGAATCGAAATATTTACCGGGAGGTTGTCTCACCAGATAAATAAAAATGTGCGACAACCTCCCGACTTGTTTAATCGCAAAAATAAACCCTTAAATACCAGATGATATGAAAATATTAGTTGCAACCGATAAACCGTTCGCTCCTGTTGCCATAAACGGTATACGCGAAGAAATTGAAGCCGCAGGCATGGAACTTGCACTGCTCGAAAAATACGGTGAAAAAAGCAAATTAATCGATGCGATAGCTGATGCTGACGGAATTATCTTTCGTAGTGACATCATAGATGCAGAAGTACTTAATGCCGCAAAAAAATTAAAAGTAGCCGTTAGAGCTGGCGCCGGATATGACAATATCGATTTATCAACGGCTACTGCAAACGGAGTATGTGTAATGAATACTCCTGGACAAAATTCGAATGCTGTTGCAGAACTGGTTTTCGGAATGACTGTTATGCTAATTCGTAATTTCTATAACGGAAGTTCAGGAACCGAACTCAAAGGGAAAAAATTAGGAATACACGCTTATGGACAAGTGGGTCGTAACGTCGCCCGCGTTGCAAAAGGATTTGGTATGGAAGTTTTTGCCTTCGATCCTTATTGTCCTGCCGAAATCATGGAAGCAGACGGCGTTAAACCCGTATCTACCGTCGAAGAATTATATTCGAACTGCCAATATGTTTCATTACATATTCCGGCAACCGCTGAAACGAAAAAATCGATCAACTATAAGCTATTGAACCGTATGCCTAAAAATGCCGTATTGATAAATACAGCGCGTAAAGAAGTTATCGACGAAGAAGAATTAGTAAAAATAATGAAAGACCGTACCGATATTCGATATATATCTGATATTAAACCAGATAATGCAGAAATATTTGCCGAAAAATTCGAAAATCGTTATTTCTTCACTCCGAAAAAAATGGGGGCTCAAACCGCTGAAGCGAATATTAACGCCGGTATCGCTGCTGCAAAACAATCGGTTGCTTTCCTAAAAGATGGAATCGACAAATATCGGGTAAATAAATAAAAAATACCCGGCGAAAAGGACAATTACAATATTCTTTCGCCGGGTATGTACAAATGCTATTTTTGTAATCATTATAAACCACTTATAAAAACGACGATGGCAAAAATAAAACCATTTAAAGGAATAAGACCTCCCAAAGAATTTATCGAAGAGGTTGCTTCCAGGCCTTATGATGTACTAAATTCAGAAGAAGCACGTAACGAAGCCGAAGGAAATGAAAAGTCTTTATATCATATTATAAAACCTGAAATCGATTTTGCACCAGGAACCGACGAACATGATCCGAAAGTTTATGAAAAGGCAATAGAAAACTTCAACCATTTTCAAGAAAAAGGATGGTTGAAACAAGATGATGAAGAACATTACTATATTTATGCTCAAACGATGAATGACCGTACACAATACGGGCTTGTAGTTTGCGCCAACGTCGAGGACTATATGAACGGTGTGATAAAAAAACATGAACTTACCCGCCGAGACAAAGAAGAAGACCGTATGAAACACGTACGCATAAACAATGCTAACATCGAACCGGTTTTCTTTGCCTACCCCGACAACGAAGAACTCGACCAAATCGTCTCCCGCACGGTATCGGGACCTGCAGAATATGATTTTACAGCATCGGATGGTTTCGGTCATCATTTTTGGGTTATCGACAACAGGCAAGATATAGAACGTATTACCGAAATATTCGCTAAAATTCCTTACCTGTATATTGCCGACGGGCATCATCGTACTGCAGCAGCAGCTTTGGTCGGAGCCGAAAAAGCCAAACAAAATCCGACACATCGAGGTGACGAAGAATACAACTATTTTCTTGCGGTATGTTTTCCGGGATCCCAGTTAAACATTATCGATTACAATCGGGTTGTGAAAGACCTAAACGGACTAACTGAAGACGAATTCTTAAAAAAACTATCGAAACATTTCGATATAGAAGATAAAGGTGAAAAAATTTATAAACCAGCGACTTTACACAATTTTGCCCTATATTTGGGAAAACATTGGTATTCATTAACCGCAAAACCGGGAACGTATAAAGAAAACGATCCCATCGGAGTTCTCGATGTCACTATTTCATCAGATCTTATTTTACGAGATATTTTAGGAATTACCGATCTGAGATCCGATAAAAGAATCGATTTTGTGGGAGGAATACGAGGACTGGAAGAACTACAAAAACGAGTAGACAGCGGTGAAATGAAAATAGCTTTAGCATTGTATCCTGTATCGATGAAACAACTTATGGATATTGCCGATACAGGGAATATCATGCCACCGAAAACAACGTGGTTCGAACCCAAACTGCGTTCGGGACTCGTAATACACAAACTGGATTGAAATTGAAAAAATATCCGGGAAATAACATTCGGCCTTACTTTTTCTTAGATAAGGCCGAAGCTGTTTTTCGCATCTTTTAATAAAATAAATAATAGAACGGTGCAGCTATCGCAACAAAAAGTGCGTCTAATCTAATAGCGGCCGGAAAAAGAATAGTTTCCGATGGATGAAATACAACTGATAAAAGGTTGTAAAAATAATGACTCCAGAGCGCAGAGAGAACTTTATAATACCTATGCGCGCAAAATGATGGCAGTATGTCTTCGTTATAGTAACGACAGGGAAACAGCCGAAGATTTGCTGCAAGATGGATTTATAAAAGTATTTTCGGCTATCGGGTCATACACTGGAAACGGCTCGTTCGAAGGATGGATAAGACGAATTTTTGTAAATACAGCACTCGAATATTTACGAAAAAACGATATTCTGAAAGAAACCGTCGAATTAGATAACCCGGATATTTTAAAGGAACCTGATTACTCGGCATTGGAAAAAATTTCGGCAAACGAACTTATAGAACTCATAGCCGAGCTCCCACCAGGTTTCAGAACTGTTTTTAATATGTTTGCCATAGAAGGTTATACACATAAAGAAATTGCTGAGGCACTCGGAATTAACGAAAGTACTTCCCGCTCTCAGTTTACAAGGGCAAAAAGATTATTACAGAAAAAATTAGAAGAATTATAATAAGATGCATACCAAAAATAACAGATTTGAAAACCTCATACGCACGAAACTGAAAGATTTCGAGGCCGATGTTCCCGATAGCCTGTGGCTGAATATCGAGAACAGATTGCCCGAGAAAAAACATGTGTGGATGAGACCGGTTTTCCGCTATGCAGCAGCATGTGCCGCTATTCTAATCGGAGGTATTGCGACTTATACTCTTTTCTTCGTGCCTGAAAACATCGAACACCGAATTGCCGAAGTCAGACAAGATGAAATAAAAAGAGAAATACAAATATTCGAGCCCGTAAAAACAGAAGATAATTACATTTCTCCCGAAATAGAAGAGAATAAAGTAATAGAAAAACAACAAAATATAAAAGAAGAATCATATACTGCACCGACTTCTATACAGAAAAAAATTTTACCGACGACCACAACAAAAGAAAGTCGCCACCAAGGAAACAAAGAATTATTAGCTACAAATAAGGTTCAAGAAAAAAATAAAGATCAAAATCAACCGATTACCCCAAAAAAGGAAATTACCGACAATGAAAAATACGGTTATCCGGCTGATATGACAAAAGAAGAATACAACCAGAAAATGAAAGAGTTCGAAAAAATCATACAAAATAATAATTCAGATTTTGCCGGATTCAATGCAGCTAAAAATATAAATAATAACGGAATATCGCTAAAGTTGATGGCTTCCAATTCATTACCCGGAAGTAAAAATATGGCAAATCGACCTTTTACGCAAAATGCAGCAGAAATAAACGATGGCCTTAGCCTTTATTCAGATGAAGAACAACTCCGATTTATTCATAAAGTTCCATTGTCTTTCGGTTTAACCGTTGAAAAACAGCTCCCTCGCAATTGGAGTATAGAAAGCGGAATTGTTTATACCCTTTTACGTTCAGATTATAAAACCAAAAGCCTGAGTCGTAAAGGAAAACAAGAATTGCATTATATCGGGATTCCTGTAAATGCGATATACCGTTTCGCCCGTTTGGGCAATGCCTCATTTTATGCTTCAGCCGGAGTACAGGCAGATTTCAATGTCAGTGGTAAACGAACCGAAGACGTCGAAAACAAGAATCTGAAAAATAAATTATCGGAAGATATCAGAGACAAACGCATACAGTGGTCTTTCAACCTCAAAGCAGGTGCCGCCTATGCATTGCATGATCATATCGATCTTTATCTCGAACCAGGAATGGCATATTATTTAGACAACAGCAGTATACCTAATTTATGGCATGACCGTCCCCTGAACTTTACTGTCCAACTAGGACTTCGTACCAATTTTTAACCCTTTATATGCATACTACTGAATTAATAAACTATATAATTTAAAAACAAATGATGAAAACGATCAAAATGGTTAACATCTTATTATTATTTACTGTAATGATATGGACATTAACCGGTTGCTTAAAAAATAACGGAAATATATTGACATCATATGGTGTGGGTACGATTCATGTCCTTGAAAACGGCACGAAATATATCCTTTTCGATCAAAACAACCTAAAAATCAAAAGTAATCAGATAAAAGAGGAATGGGAAGCTGGAGGTCGCATATTTACGGGTTTTACTATAAACTGGGACGAACAACCTTCATCTACTGATACAGACAATATATATGAAGCTAATCTTAATGGAACCCCCGACTATTTTGGTTTACCGAAAGCTTTTGATACAAACCCGAACGGAATATGGGAACAAAAATTTCAAACCAGCGATTCATTGGTAAATATGACAAAACCCGTAATTACCTATCCTAAAAACGGGCCGGCACTATTAACAATACAAACTCAGATGCAGTTCCCGAACTCAGGGGAAACGTATTCTTTAAATCTTGCTCAGTTAAAAGAATATGTAATAGGAACTAAATCAGATACACTATTACTCGTATATCAACGTTCGGGAACCGGTATGCCCACTAATTATATTACGCCTTGGTACTCTTTTACTTTACCTGATTACCCTGAAAATATAAATTTAATCGTAAGATTCAAAGTAAAAAATAACTCGTTTATGCCTTCTGATGTAAATAAAAAAGAAGGATATTATGCGTTTAAAACAGGATATACGGTTCCTTCAGATGAAAACAATAACTAAAACCCTATATTTTTTGATGCCACAAAACTTTCAGTAGCAAAACGGCCGCTTGAACTTCCGGGAGCGGCCGTTTTATTTATCAATCTTTTTGCTTTTCCATTAAATCACGAATCTCAGTAAGCAATTTTACCTCAGCAGAAGGTTCTGGTGTCGGAGCTGGAGCCTCTTCCTCTTTCTTCTTCTGATTCATTAATTTAGCCATCAATTTTATCATTAAGAATATAGAAAAAGCAATTATAATAAAATCGACACTAACTTGTATAAAATTACCGTAATTAAGCGTTACAGCAGGCGTCACAACCTCTCCTGCAGAATTTCTTACCGCCTCATGCAATGTAATTTTCAAATTAGTAAAATTAACGCCACCCAACAATATCCCTACAACAGGCATAATAAGATCGGATACAGCTGACGACACAATCTTACCGAAGGCACCACCGATAATGATACCTACAGCCATATCCACTACATTTCCGCGCATGGCAAACTGCTTAAAATCTTGCAAAAATTTACTTTTCATATTCTATTCACTAAATTATTAATATTATGCAACGTATTTTTAATAGATAACAAACATCATGTGAATAATGACGGTAAACATTTAACTTTTTAGATAACTTTTAAACAAAAATAATACTTCCTGTATAATTTTCAAAATATAAATAAAGAATC of Coprobacter tertius contains these proteins:
- a CDS encoding NAD(P)-dependent oxidoreductase encodes the protein MKILVATDKPFAPVAINGIREEIEAAGMELALLEKYGEKSKLIDAIADADGIIFRSDIIDAEVLNAAKKLKVAVRAGAGYDNIDLSTATANGVCVMNTPGQNSNAVAELVFGMTVMLIRNFYNGSSGTELKGKKLGIHAYGQVGRNVARVAKGFGMEVFAFDPYCPAEIMEADGVKPVSTVEELYSNCQYVSLHIPATAETKKSINYKLLNRMPKNAVLINTARKEVIDEEELVKIMKDRTDIRYISDIKPDNAEIFAEKFENRYFFTPKKMGAQTAEANINAGIAAAKQSVAFLKDGIDKYRVNK
- a CDS encoding RNA polymerase sigma factor: MDEIQLIKGCKNNDSRAQRELYNTYARKMMAVCLRYSNDRETAEDLLQDGFIKVFSAIGSYTGNGSFEGWIRRIFVNTALEYLRKNDILKETVELDNPDILKEPDYSALEKISANELIELIAELPPGFRTVFNMFAIEGYTHKEIAEALGINESTSRSQFTRAKRLLQKKLEEL
- the mscL gene encoding large-conductance mechanosensitive channel protein MscL, whose protein sequence is MKSKFLQDFKQFAMRGNVVDMAVGIIIGGAFGKIVSSAVSDLIMPVVGILLGGVNFTNLKITLHEAVRNSAGEVVTPAVTLNYGNFIQVSVDFIIIAFSIFLMIKLMAKLMNQKKKEEEAPAPTPEPSAEVKLLTEIRDLMEKQKD
- a CDS encoding porin family protein, whose translation is MHTKNNRFENLIRTKLKDFEADVPDSLWLNIENRLPEKKHVWMRPVFRYAAACAAILIGGIATYTLFFVPENIEHRIAEVRQDEIKREIQIFEPVKTEDNYISPEIEENKVIEKQQNIKEESYTAPTSIQKKILPTTTTKESRHQGNKELLATNKVQEKNKDQNQPITPKKEITDNEKYGYPADMTKEEYNQKMKEFEKIIQNNNSDFAGFNAAKNINNNGISLKLMASNSLPGSKNMANRPFTQNAAEINDGLSLYSDEEQLRFIHKVPLSFGLTVEKQLPRNWSIESGIVYTLLRSDYKTKSLSRKGKQELHYIGIPVNAIYRFARLGNASFYASAGVQADFNVSGKRTEDVENKNLKNKLSEDIRDKRIQWSFNLKAGAAYALHDHIDLYLEPGMAYYLDNSSIPNLWHDRPLNFTVQLGLRTNF
- the serC gene encoding 3-phosphoserine/phosphohydroxythreonine transaminase, with translation MKKHNFYAGPSILSEYTIKNTADAVINFAGTGLSLLEVSHRSKEFVAVMDEAMALVKELLEVPSGYEVVFVGGGASMQFCMVPYNLLKKKAAYLETGTWAVNAIKEAKLFGEVDVVASSKDANFTYIPKNYTVPEDADYFHITTNNTIFGTEMRYDPDVKIPLVADMSSDIFSRPIDVSKYDVIYAGAQKNLAPAGVTIAIVKEGALGNTGREIPTMLDYRTHIKKGSMFNTPPCLPVFSALQTLRYYKQLGGIKAIEKMNIEKAAILYDEIDRNKLFRGTVKEEDRSLMNVCFVMNDEYKDLENEFAEFAASKGMVGIKGHRSVGGFRASIYNAMPKSSVEALTETMKEFEKNH
- a CDS encoding DUF1015 domain-containing protein; the protein is MAKIKPFKGIRPPKEFIEEVASRPYDVLNSEEARNEAEGNEKSLYHIIKPEIDFAPGTDEHDPKVYEKAIENFNHFQEKGWLKQDDEEHYYIYAQTMNDRTQYGLVVCANVEDYMNGVIKKHELTRRDKEEDRMKHVRINNANIEPVFFAYPDNEELDQIVSRTVSGPAEYDFTASDGFGHHFWVIDNRQDIERITEIFAKIPYLYIADGHHRTAAAALVGAEKAKQNPTHRGDEEYNYFLAVCFPGSQLNIIDYNRVVKDLNGLTEDEFLKKLSKHFDIEDKGEKIYKPATLHNFALYLGKHWYSLTAKPGTYKENDPIGVLDVTISSDLILRDILGITDLRSDKRIDFVGGIRGLEELQKRVDSGEMKIALALYPVSMKQLMDIADTGNIMPPKTTWFEPKLRSGLVIHKLD